In a genomic window of Polycladomyces abyssicola:
- a CDS encoding acetate/propionate family kinase, which produces MKVLVINCGSSSIKYQLFEMKDESVLANGLVERIGTDSAILTHRVTGRDEWVETAEILDHSEGLNKVLSLLTDPQKGVIQSVEEVAAVGHRVVHGGESFSESVIIDDEVIREIRRNVDLAPLHNPPNLLGIEAARQHLPHASHVAVFDTAFHQTMPDYAFMYPLPRVLYQKYKIRRYGFHGTSHKYVTLRAAEVLGRPLEELKLISCHIGNGASLAAVQYGKSVDTTMGMTPLEGLMMGTRCGSIDPAIVPFVMAKEELTLAEVNSMMNKHSGLLGVSGLSGDMREITEAMFEGNDHARLALDMYTYRLRKAIGAYAAAMDGVDAIIFTAGVGENASLVRERVCKGLTFLGVELDREKNAERSKQERIISTENSRVAVLVIPTDEELMIARETRNLVEQ; this is translated from the coding sequence ATGAAGGTTCTGGTGATCAATTGCGGGAGTTCATCCATTAAGTATCAGTTGTTTGAGATGAAGGATGAATCGGTTCTGGCCAATGGCTTGGTCGAACGGATCGGTACGGACAGCGCGATTTTGACGCATCGTGTAACCGGCCGAGATGAGTGGGTGGAAACAGCGGAGATCTTGGATCACAGTGAGGGATTGAACAAAGTACTCTCTTTGTTAACCGATCCACAAAAAGGAGTAATTCAAAGTGTTGAGGAGGTTGCCGCTGTTGGCCACCGCGTGGTGCACGGCGGCGAATCCTTTTCTGAATCCGTCATTATTGATGACGAAGTCATCCGTGAGATCCGGCGCAACGTGGATTTGGCGCCGCTGCACAATCCGCCTAACCTGCTCGGGATCGAAGCAGCGCGCCAACATCTGCCCCATGCCTCACATGTGGCGGTATTCGATACGGCGTTCCATCAAACGATGCCGGACTACGCGTTTATGTATCCGCTGCCTCGGGTACTGTATCAGAAGTACAAGATCCGCCGTTACGGGTTCCACGGTACATCCCATAAATACGTAACCTTGCGCGCGGCGGAAGTGTTGGGACGTCCGTTGGAAGAGTTGAAGCTCATTTCATGCCACATCGGCAACGGGGCCAGTCTTGCGGCCGTTCAATACGGAAAATCCGTGGACACCACTATGGGGATGACCCCGTTGGAAGGTTTGATGATGGGAACTCGTTGTGGCAGCATTGACCCGGCCATCGTTCCGTTCGTGATGGCCAAGGAGGAATTGACGCTGGCTGAAGTCAATTCCATGATGAACAAACACAGCGGTCTTTTGGGCGTGTCGGGATTGTCCGGCGATATGCGTGAAATCACTGAAGCGATGTTTGAAGGTAACGATCATGCCCGTCTTGCGTTGGATATGTATACATATCGTCTGCGCAAGGCGATTGGGGCTTATGCGGCGGCCATGGACGGTGTGGATGCCATTATTTTCACGGCCGGTGTCGGAGAAAATGCTTCGCTCGTACGCGAGCGTGTCTGTAAGGGGTTGACCTTCCTTGGCGTAGAGTTGGATCGGGAGAAAAACGCCGAACGCTCCAAACAGGAGCGGATCATCAGCACGGAAAACTCACGGGTGGCCGTGTTGGTCATTCCGACCGATGAGGAATTGATGATCGCGCGCGAAACCCGAAATCTGGTTGAACAGTAA
- a CDS encoding pyridoxal phosphate-dependent aminotransferase gives MRLSERAQQLTPSSTLAITAKAKELRQQGHDVIGLGAGEPDFNTPEHILKAAEEAMRAGHTKYTASGGIPELKKAIADKFRQDNGLNYEPDQIVVTVGAKHALYNLFQVMLDPGDEVIIPAPYWVSYIEQVKLAGGVPVIVEGTEEQQFKVTPEQLRAAITDRTRAFLINSPSNPTGMVYTEEELRSLGEVCLEHDVVIISDEIYQHLIYGEEKHVSIASLGPDFYRNTIVINGVSKTYSMTGWRIGYAAGDARIIKAMTGLASHSTSNPTSIAQYAAIAALTGTQEPVDTMRAAFKERRDFVVKRLSEIPGFRILPPQGAFYAFVNVRTAIDASPFEDVDTWVKALLDEEKVAVVPGSAFGSPDHIRISYATSMEQLEKALDRIQRFVEKYQ, from the coding sequence ATGAGACTTTCTGAGCGGGCTCAGCAACTGACCCCTTCGTCCACGCTGGCCATCACCGCTAAAGCGAAAGAACTGAGACAACAAGGACATGACGTCATCGGCCTCGGCGCTGGCGAGCCGGACTTCAACACGCCGGAACATATCTTAAAGGCGGCCGAAGAAGCCATGCGTGCGGGGCACACGAAATACACGGCTTCGGGCGGGATACCCGAGCTGAAAAAAGCCATCGCCGACAAGTTTCGTCAAGACAACGGTTTGAATTACGAACCCGATCAGATCGTGGTTACAGTCGGGGCCAAGCATGCACTGTACAACTTGTTTCAGGTCATGTTGGATCCCGGTGACGAAGTGATTATCCCAGCTCCGTACTGGGTCAGCTATATTGAGCAGGTGAAGCTGGCCGGAGGTGTCCCGGTGATCGTGGAAGGGACTGAGGAACAACAGTTCAAAGTCACACCGGAACAACTGCGCGCTGCGATTACGGACCGGACACGTGCCTTTCTGATCAACAGCCCGTCCAATCCGACCGGGATGGTCTACACAGAGGAGGAGCTGCGGTCACTCGGCGAAGTGTGCCTTGAGCACGATGTGGTGATCATTTCTGACGAAATTTATCAGCACTTGATTTATGGTGAAGAAAAACATGTGAGCATCGCCAGTCTGGGGCCGGATTTCTACCGGAATACCATTGTGATCAACGGCGTGTCCAAAACCTACTCGATGACCGGTTGGCGGATTGGTTATGCTGCTGGAGATGCCCGCATCATCAAGGCGATGACGGGATTGGCCAGCCACAGCACCTCCAACCCCACCTCCATCGCTCAATATGCGGCGATTGCCGCATTGACCGGTACGCAGGAACCGGTGGATACGATGCGGGCCGCGTTCAAGGAACGCCGCGATTTCGTGGTGAAACGGCTGTCCGAGATCCCTGGGTTCCGCATCTTGCCGCCGCAAGGAGCATTTTACGCGTTCGTCAATGTGCGCACGGCCATTGATGCTTCACCTTTCGAGGATGTGGATACATGGGTAAAAGCATTGTTGGACGAAGAAAAAGTAGCGGTCGTCCCCGGTTCGGCTTTTGGATCTCCCGATCATATCCGCATTTCGTACGCGACATCCATGGAACAACTGGAAAAAGCGTTGGATCGGATTCAACGTTTCGTTGAGAAGTATCAATAA
- a CDS encoding glycosyl hydrolase family 18 protein, with protein sequence MRKAYLIFIALFLLSAGCNTAKQIGEAPPRPKQLSNQTAHPETVPMESRGRVLPDKRGENNLRSKTAKPRIESIGFLEPVNPAQAVSDVNEAGRHLTYIGFFSYRVQPNGDLIPLNDAAPLAAAKRNKAVPMLVITNFARGNFQPDVAHRIFTDPMASRRLIQNVIRVMKQKGYRALNVDFEHIREKDRQLYNGFLATLLPRVKKEGYVVSTALAPKSSDKQAGPWHGAHDYAFHGKIADFVILMTYEWGWTGGPPMAVSPIPQVRKVVDYAVSKIPREKIIMGAPLYGYDWVLPYKKGGPPAKRVSPKEAETFAYMKSLKIQYNNRDQAPYFFYTDQRGKKHVVWFENAQSAQAKFNLIKEYRLRGIGYWVLGEDFPRNWPLLQDNFIIRKH encoded by the coding sequence ATGAGAAAAGCGTATCTGATCTTCATCGCATTGTTCCTACTATCGGCGGGATGCAACACAGCCAAACAAATCGGAGAAGCACCTCCTCGCCCCAAGCAGCTTAGCAATCAGACTGCTCATCCGGAAACAGTACCAATGGAGAGCCGAGGCAGGGTACTCCCTGATAAAAGAGGGGAGAATAATCTCAGATCCAAAACAGCCAAACCTCGCATTGAGTCCATCGGCTTTTTGGAACCGGTAAACCCCGCCCAAGCCGTATCCGATGTCAATGAGGCTGGCCGACATCTGACTTACATCGGTTTTTTCAGTTACCGTGTTCAACCCAATGGAGATTTGATTCCTTTAAATGATGCCGCCCCCTTGGCAGCTGCCAAACGGAACAAGGCAGTCCCGATGTTGGTGATTACCAACTTCGCTCGAGGAAATTTCCAGCCCGATGTCGCGCATCGGATCTTTACCGACCCGATGGCGTCTCGACGGCTGATTCAAAACGTAATCCGTGTCATGAAGCAAAAAGGTTACCGTGCTCTAAACGTTGATTTTGAACACATCCGTGAAAAAGATCGGCAGCTGTACAACGGTTTTTTGGCAACGCTGTTGCCACGGGTCAAAAAGGAAGGATATGTGGTATCCACCGCCTTGGCCCCAAAATCGAGTGACAAACAGGCAGGTCCTTGGCATGGTGCCCATGATTATGCCTTCCATGGTAAAATAGCGGATTTTGTTATTCTGATGACCTATGAATGGGGTTGGACTGGTGGACCTCCCATGGCCGTTTCTCCGATCCCTCAAGTTCGTAAAGTCGTCGATTATGCCGTTTCCAAGATCCCTCGGGAAAAGATTATCATGGGAGCTCCCCTGTACGGTTATGACTGGGTACTCCCATATAAAAAAGGCGGCCCTCCGGCTAAACGGGTGTCGCCCAAGGAAGCCGAGACTTTCGCTTACATGAAATCACTGAAAATCCAATACAATAACCGGGATCAAGCTCCGTACTTCTTCTATACGGATCAGCGTGGAAAAAAACATGTGGTCTGGTTCGAAAACGCACAGAGTGCCCAAGCCAAGTTCAACTTGATCAAGGAGTATCGGCTTCGGGGGATCGGCTATTGGGTTCTGGGAGAGGATTTTCCCAGGAACTGGCCCCTGCTTCAAGATAACTTCATCATCCGCAAGCATTGA
- a CDS encoding DUF1259 domain-containing protein: MKKIFFILTSCLMIVSFPIQMVYGNEKTGCKVLEQIFGTNAKAEKGVCKVEIPRNIPITYRGIKLSPETMELEFIATFEQITHGKTVVTGEFSLLESEVTPVLDTLRKGNLEISAIHNHWIYEKPRIIYLHFQGVGNMRNLAQTVKAAIQATQS; this comes from the coding sequence GTGAAGAAAATATTTTTTATTTTGACATCTTGTTTGATGATCGTCTCTTTTCCTATACAAATGGTTTATGGTAATGAGAAAACGGGATGTAAAGTCCTTGAACAAATTTTTGGTACGAATGCAAAAGCGGAAAAAGGGGTTTGTAAGGTAGAAATTCCTCGTAATATCCCTATTACTTACAGGGGGATCAAACTCTCACCAGAGACAATGGAATTGGAGTTTATCGCTACATTTGAACAAATAACTCATGGGAAAACAGTGGTGACGGGCGAGTTTTCTCTGCTTGAAAGCGAAGTTACTCCTGTATTGGATACGTTACGTAAAGGAAACTTAGAGATTTCCGCCATACACAACCACTGGATTTATGAAAAACCACGCATCATTTATTTGCATTTCCAGGGAGTCGGAAATATGAGGAATCTTGCCCAGACAGTGAAAGCCGCTATACAAGCGACTCAATCTTAG
- the lexA gene encoding transcriptional repressor LexA, which translates to MTTRLSSRQKAILDYIKKSVKEKGYPPSVREIGEAVGLASSSTVHGHLARLEKKGFIRRDPTKPRAIELLDRGDLEETARSSDTVLVPLVGKVTAGEPITAIENVEEYLPLPRRLVGNAERAFVLSVHGNSMINAGILDGDHVVVRQQNTAENGDIVVAMTQDGEATVKRFYKEKDHIRLQPENDEMEPIRLTSVSILGKVIGVFREIH; encoded by the coding sequence ATGACAACGCGACTCTCCTCGCGGCAAAAGGCAATCTTGGACTACATAAAGAAATCGGTCAAAGAGAAGGGATATCCTCCGTCAGTTCGCGAAATCGGGGAAGCAGTCGGCTTGGCGTCCAGCTCAACGGTACACGGTCATCTTGCCCGTCTGGAAAAGAAGGGGTTCATCCGACGTGATCCCACCAAACCGAGGGCAATTGAACTTTTGGATCGCGGGGATCTAGAGGAAACGGCCCGCTCTTCTGACACCGTATTGGTACCGCTGGTCGGGAAAGTCACCGCGGGGGAACCCATCACTGCAATCGAGAATGTGGAAGAATACCTTCCTCTCCCTCGTCGCCTGGTCGGCAATGCAGAACGGGCGTTTGTCTTGTCCGTTCACGGAAACAGTATGATCAATGCCGGCATTCTTGATGGTGACCATGTGGTGGTACGACAGCAGAACACTGCCGAAAACGGGGATATCGTCGTGGCGATGACCCAGGACGGGGAAGCCACCGTAAAACGCTTCTACAAAGAAAAGGATCATATTCGCCTGCAACCGGAAAACGACGAGATGGAACCGATCCGTCTGACAAGTGTCAGTATTTTGGGGAAAGTAATCGGGGTATTCCGGGAAATTCATTGA
- a CDS encoding YnfA family protein gives MIQAVFLFFLAGLAEIGGGYMIWLWLREGKPFYWGLIGGLTLSFYGIIATFQSFPSFGRVYAAYGGVFIVMSVLWGWLIDKKTPDFYDWIGAGISLIGVSVMLWGPRS, from the coding sequence ATGATTCAAGCAGTGTTTTTGTTTTTTCTTGCCGGGTTGGCGGAAATCGGCGGGGGATATATGATCTGGCTTTGGTTACGGGAGGGAAAACCGTTTTACTGGGGATTGATTGGTGGGCTTACTTTGTCCTTCTACGGGATTATCGCCACTTTTCAATCTTTTCCTTCCTTTGGTCGGGTTTACGCTGCTTACGGGGGAGTGTTCATAGTCATGTCTGTTTTGTGGGGATGGCTCATCGACAAGAAGACTCCCGATTTCTATGACTGGATTGGAGCAGGGATCAGCTTGATCGGGGTGTCTGTGATGCTTTGGGGACCACGGAGCTAG
- a CDS encoding DUF5680 domain-containing protein, producing the protein MHNEFISFLLNAKRATYASQGNDASVAALLPGAKQLEYRDGPYFYRDVYFGMETFTGMETVYHLDQPIWAMIYGGGVLNISDQEQVLSTYAFLREALRLGSKDVPYRGPEVWEKGPLTYLNRWEGGWDRFHGYEEIRVKDTKVYELRYQGGLLR; encoded by the coding sequence GTGCACAACGAATTCATTTCTTTCCTGCTAAACGCTAAACGAGCTACATATGCTTCCCAAGGAAACGATGCTTCCGTCGCGGCATTGCTACCAGGGGCCAAACAATTGGAATACCGCGATGGTCCTTATTTCTACCGAGATGTTTATTTCGGTATGGAGACGTTTACGGGGATGGAAACGGTATATCATTTGGACCAACCCATTTGGGCCATGATTTATGGAGGCGGAGTGCTCAACATCAGTGATCAGGAGCAGGTCCTTTCCACCTATGCATTTTTGCGTGAAGCATTGCGCTTGGGATCAAAGGATGTGCCTTATCGGGGACCGGAAGTCTGGGAAAAAGGGCCGCTAACCTATCTGAACAGATGGGAGGGAGGATGGGATCGGTTTCATGGATATGAGGAAATTCGCGTGAAAGATACAAAAGTGTATGAATTGCGGTATCAGGGTGGTTTATTAAGATAA
- a CDS encoding tyrosine-type recombinase/integrase, producing the protein MSDIPFSSRLPESVNRMISRFPDPVQDFFWEMISAERSPQTIANYAYDFALFFDFLYSQQLDLEKVTPQVIRHFFRRIENGYERTVQVKVKKKNPHGEIYEEWIERKHRRENSRAGKQRKLASLRSLFRYLVKSHVLSQNPLEEYEDVSLRTRNRTKIPVFLTREEAIRLIDAVAAYGEKHNRHRQMWVEARDRAIIILLLNTGMRVSELINLNLNSFQIDGNQARVIVIGKGGKERVLKLNPIAMHALQDYLALRPKSNIPVEHRDALFVNRNHTRISRKAVSEAIRKYAREANLPPKAASISPHKLRHTLATLLLSNGENLRVVQEILGHSSIHTTQIYTHVINPEKDEALDRLGRLF; encoded by the coding sequence ATGTCGGATATCCCCTTTTCGTCTCGTCTTCCGGAGTCCGTCAACCGAATGATTTCCCGTTTTCCCGATCCGGTACAAGACTTTTTTTGGGAGATGATCAGCGCCGAGCGTTCCCCGCAAACCATCGCCAACTATGCCTACGATTTTGCTCTCTTTTTCGATTTCCTCTACTCACAACAACTCGACTTGGAAAAGGTCACCCCCCAAGTGATCCGACATTTTTTCCGCCGCATCGAAAACGGCTATGAGCGAACAGTACAGGTGAAGGTAAAAAAGAAGAATCCGCATGGTGAAATATACGAAGAGTGGATTGAGCGGAAACATCGAAGAGAAAACTCCCGGGCGGGAAAGCAACGGAAACTGGCTTCCCTTCGCTCGCTGTTCCGTTACTTGGTAAAAAGTCACGTACTCTCCCAAAATCCCCTGGAAGAATATGAGGACGTATCGTTACGCACGCGTAATCGGACCAAAATCCCCGTCTTCTTGACCCGCGAAGAAGCGATCCGTCTGATCGACGCTGTTGCCGCCTATGGAGAGAAACACAATCGCCACCGGCAGATGTGGGTGGAAGCCCGCGATCGTGCGATCATCATCCTTTTGTTGAACACTGGTATGCGTGTATCAGAATTGATCAACCTCAATCTCAACAGCTTTCAAATTGACGGTAACCAAGCCCGTGTGATCGTGATCGGGAAAGGTGGCAAGGAGCGCGTGCTGAAGTTAAATCCGATCGCCATGCACGCACTGCAAGATTACCTCGCATTACGCCCGAAATCGAACATCCCTGTCGAACATCGCGACGCATTGTTTGTCAACCGTAACCATACCCGTATCAGTCGCAAGGCCGTTTCCGAAGCTATTCGCAAATACGCCCGGGAGGCGAATTTACCTCCTAAGGCAGCCAGCATCTCACCGCACAAACTGCGTCATACCTTGGCCACCTTGCTTCTTTCCAACGGCGAAAACCTGCGGGTGGTGCAGGAAATCCTCGGTCATTCCAGTATTCATACCACCCAAATTTACACTCACGTCATCAACCCGGAGAAAGATGAAGCATTGGATCGGTTGGGAAGGTTGTTTTAG